The DNA segment CCAGAAATGAAAACACCAGATCCTgtgaatttgaaatatttgaaaatttacctAATGATAATTTCCCTATCGGCATAAGCCCGGCAGCAGTTTTTGTAGCCAGGTTATTTGcatatactaaataattgcTACTACCAGTATTTAATACCTCAAAGTCATCAGAAGAAGTTTCGttcttaaaaatgattttggcAATTTTTTCTGGTAtggtaattttaatagaaactgTCCTCTCAATTGTATTTACGGGTTCTAAGTAGAAAGGTAAATTAGAAAGTTTATTTTccgataaattatttgaagtttCGAAGGGAGGTTCCAAGTGGCTTGATGGGAtcgtaattattttagaactTTGAGTCGGAAAATCTGGATACTTAGATTCAAACTCTTCTTTGCTTACAATGTTATTATCAACTTTTAATTCGTGTTTATCTAAAATGGTGTTCTCATTCTGATATTGAGCAAAATTTTGGTGTGTTGATGTTGgttgtacaattttatttgtatcctGTACAATATCATTAACGGTTATAtcaattttttcttttgttaataCATCAGTAAAACTTATGTTGTTATGGTTAGTGTTAACTTTCAACTGCTTTGTAACGGTAAACAACGGggaaatgttgtttttttgatCAACTAACTCGTATTGAGGAGATTGAGAGGATGACGCTGCTAATAGATTTTCTTTCTGATTACTGTGTATGGTTTGTAGGTTGTACTGTATAATAGGTGATAAAGTTTGTCTAGATATTTCTGCGTTTGGTGAAGGTATATAAGTATTTGGTAGTGACCTCAAAGTTGTTATTTCATACCGTGGTGGTGGGGTAGTCGTGTTAAAGTCTTCTGGGTATAAATAAAGtctatttagtaaattaggcCGAAATGTTGTGGGAGAtgcgttatataaaatatcaggATTAGTTTCTTGCtttctatttgtattttttttattgtaaaggaAATCATTCGTGGTTTTTGTACTCGATtgatagttttgttttgtcttGTCGTAACCAGAAGGATTGGACATCGAAGGCGTTGGTTCAGAAACAGATTTAATGAACTTTTCGCTAGTGTATGTGGGctttatgattaaatttttattttttggtttcaatATCCAAGTTTTGAAAGTAATTCTTGATTTTGGACTACTTGCGTTTTTACCGGGTACAATACTTTTAAAAGCTATAGTTTTGGATATAACAGTGGGTGGAATATTTGTACTTACCAGATTTTGTTGAGCTTCTACATTTATtaggttattatttttagcgtGTAATGATTGTGCTTGATTAGTTCTATATGATTCAAAATCTAATTGCTGTTTTTGATTGTTAAAAGCTTTACTGTTGCGATTGTCATAAgaatctaatttattatagtttgttGGACCGTATGAAGTTGTTTGAGTTGGGCTCGGAGTGTTTGTGCGATATACGTTAGCTTGGTCTTCTTTAGTATTTTCAGcactttgtttattaaaaaattgtacgtTTTGGGAACTCTGATGTCCTCTATATAAACTGTACAGTGGTGAGGACGTCGATGCAGCAAAGCTTATATCATTTGATAAATGTTCACCGAAGGATTCCTTAGAAGGTACATATAAAACGTTATTATGACTTGATGTGAGGGCGCCATTAGGATACAGCAACTCCGATGGAGGTTTGTATGTTTGTGTTActaagaaattgttttttacgAATCCATTACTAATAGGATTTCTCATTGGATATGTAATCATTTTTCTAACATCTTTTAAAAGTTGTGGTCCCGGTTTAAGGTTCTCAAAACGTTCGATATTATTCTGGATTTCCTGTTGACAGTTCACGTTCATCCACCAATCACAAACGAAGACGGCCTGGTTAAACAGAGTTCCGTTGGGGCAAAGAAACGACTGAAAACCGTAAGTAGTTCCAGCTGTGCAGATTCGAAACACCTGGCAATTCGTCTCTTGGTCGGCGTAATAacctaaaaaatttaatagaaatatgacTTGcctgtatatttttctttaaataaatattcgatgGTTAATTGACAATATAATACCTGGTTCTCGACCCGCGCATGAAAAGTGAGTTCTTGGAATCGCATCTAGCGTAGGGTAATCTCTGCCAGCATCTCCTGGAACGTTCAGCTTTATATTCCAATCgagcttattatttttttgtcccTCTACTTGGAGACTACTCCACGCCATTAATACGCTTACTAGAACAATGAAGGTTGTTTTaatcaaaactaataatataaagatatcattaaaatgtcatattatttaaCCCAAGAAATTCTTTTAGGTATCTAGTTCTCAAAGTTTTTGTAGCGTTGACAGAACCGACAAGCAAAAAGcgtataaatgaaatgaatggCTTCAATGGGTAGACTAGGTACGAAGCATGAGACAATAGGACTTGTTGAAGCACTCGGCTCAATGCTTAAGCGTCATACGGATGCTTGAAATTAAACCTTTCCCTTATTACGTTGTATTTAGTTTCATTCTCTAAAATAAGCGGAAAAATgacttaaatgaaaaaataatatttaatacgaaATAATATTGTCGTTAACATAAATTCGTAAtgataaattatcaaaaagtatGCTTCATAAATAAGTAAGCAACTATAACAACAGCTATGAACAGTGGCCCAATCGAACAGATATCGCAGGACACTTTTATACCAGTTAGGAacttttaatagttatttatgtTCAACACGcaaaattgcattatttacaatattcttattcTAGTAATAatgagaataattaaaaattgataattagAAAATTCCATGTTCGCAACATTTCCTcgttg comes from the Pieris rapae chromosome 3, ilPieRapa1.1, whole genome shotgun sequence genome and includes:
- the LOC111002696 gene encoding uncharacterized protein LOC111002696 isoform X1 translates to MFNMWRFYIFISVLMAWSSLQVEGQKNNKLDWNIKLNVPGDAGRDYPTLDAIPRTHFSCAGREPGYYADQETNCQVFRICTAGTTYGFQSFLCPNGTLFNQAVFVCDWWMNVNCQQEIQNNIERFENLKPGPQLLKDVRKMITYPMRNPISNGFVKNNFLVTQTYKPPSELLYPNGALTSSHNNVLYVPSKESFGEHLSNDISFAASTSSPLYSLYRGHQSSQNVQFFNKQSAENTKEDQANVYRTNTPSPTQTTSYGPTNYNKLDSYDNRNSKAFNNQKQQLDFESYRTNQAQSLHAKNNNLINVEAQQNLVSTNIPPTVISKTIAFKSIVPGKNASSPKSRITFKTWILKPKNKNLIIKPTYTSEKFIKSVSEPTPSMSNPSGYDKTKQNYQSSTKTTNDFLYNKKNTNRKQETNPDILYNASPTTFRPNLLNRLYLYPEDFNTTTPPPRYEITTLRSLPNTYIPSPNAEISRQTLSPIIQYNLQTIHSNQKENLLAASSSQSPQYELVDQKNNISPLFTVTKQLKVNTNHNNISFTDVLTKEKIDITVNDIVQDTNKIVQPTSTHQNFAQYQNENTILDKHELKVDNNIVSKEEFESKYPDFPTQSSKIITIPSSHLEPPFETSNNLSENKLSNLPFYLEPVNTIERTVSIKITIPEKIAKIIFKNETSSDDFEVLNTGSSNYLVYANNLATKTAAGLMPIGKLSLGKFSNISNSQDLVFSFLADSLNAAKDYNNIVKQNVITTPTPQVQNYRYSNAEDITRKISELTSTQFTNNNVNSHKTKKIIPPSSQANSQQKAAATRNHHNRPQNAYYHQRQQTPVQKLSHTHSQIRPVDSRLPTINSRIKNLRPTSNHIYSGQLYQHPVPEVTRDYYNLPNIKNNLFTLPKLNGHKNFRPQISNKKQNLPDIEVIPSQQSPFNNRLAQMSNQETFQEHVEPPKLSSFLSSTNGITAQVQDTIRGTLSHPFDNDKQLTYNKDQSFYIFSQLNNNHENNRVNEEINDQLQLQKSNNEKIDTLGLQLIPSIGYKLNDERDKERILSTFQLNEFGSPTGSENLYQEDLTTNVDYSVKHPSSYGASSFTQNQSQRFKNKNSNIEDLDAPEPNGYPKISPQPEFNT